In bacterium, the sequence ATTGCTGACGGAATAAAAGAAATATTTGCAAAGTATTCAGGCATAGTTTTCAATAAAACAGGCCAAACAAATAATTTGATTTATCAAACGGCTTTATTTTGACGCTGAAATTTTGGGGATACTTCTCATTTTTTATTATTGACAATACATTAAAATTTTGTTATATATTGATAAATTTGGAGAGTAACAATGCCTACTTATGATTATGAATGTCAAAAATGCAAGGAAGTTTTTGAGAAATTTCAAAAAATAACCGATAAGCCTCTTGAGACCTGTCCGAAATGCCGCGGCAAATTAAAACGGCTTATCGGAAAAGGCTCAGGGATTATATTCAAGGGGGGAGGTTTTTACAGCACTGACTACCGCAGCCCGGATTATAAAAAGAAATCTAAAGCAGAACACAGTTCCCCTTCATCTTCAAGCTGTCCCAAGTCCTGTGAAGGATGCGGGAAAAAATAACTTTCTTAATTAATTTTATATCAATATTATCTTTTACTCTTACTTTCCCTATTCGAACAGGCAGAATAAATCTGGTTTTTCCATAAATAAATTTTTTATCATGACCCATTGCTGCAATAATATCATCGATATTGCCTTTTTTAATCCTTACAGGCAGCCCCGTTTTTTTCAGTAAACTTTCAAGCCGCATTAAAACGCCGCGGGAACACAACCCAAGTTCAACCGCAATTTCGGCAGCGCAAACCATACCAATAGAAACTGCCTCTCCATGACGATACGAATATTGGTTTGAGCCTTCCAGGGCATGGCCGATAGTATGCCCGAAATTTAAAATCGCGCGTTTGCCGGTTTTATCCAATTCGTCCTCACCAACAATACCCGCCTTTATTTTATAACAGGCCGCGACTATATCTTCAAGTATTTTATGATTAAGTCCAATGATTGATTCAATATTTTTTTCTAATAACTCAAAAAGTTTCTTGTCATAAATTACCCCATATTTTATAACCTCCGCCAAACCCGACCTGAACTCTTCTTCCGGCAGAGTATTTAAAAGTTTAACATCGGCCAATACAAGTTTTGGCTGGTAAAAAGAACCGACAAGATTCTTTATATTCATAAAATTAACGCCTACTTTCCCCCCCACGCCTGAATCAACCTGGGATAAAAGGCTCGTTGGGACCTGGATATAATTTATTCCCCGGCGGTAACTTGCCGCAGCAAACCCGGCTAAATCCCCGATCACTCCTCCCCCAAAAGCAATAATGAACACCCTTTTTCCCAGGCCGTCAAATCTTGTAAGTTTCTCTAATAATAATTTCCAGTTATCCAGACTCTTCTGGTCTTCACCGTCAGGCAAAACAACATTTTCCACGTTAATTCTATTTTTATTTAAAGCTTGTTTTACATCTCTTGCGTAAATACGGTTTAACGGCTTGTTGGTTATTAAAAAAGCGTCCTTTCCTATTGCTTTTTCATTAATATATTCCCCGAGATTTTTTAATATATCATAACCCGCAATAATCTCATAAGACCTTGTCCCTAAATTAACGTTTATTTTTTTCATCCTGCTCCTGAATACAATTATCCTGCAAGTTTTAATAATACTATAGATTCAATCTTTTGTGAATTGAATATTATTTTTCTCTATCCATCCTTTTAATCCGTTGGGCAATATAATCTCCAGCCAGCCCCCTGAATCATTTTCAACAAATACCTCAGTACCTTCATGGAGGATAAATCCTTTTGAATAATTTTCACCGGGGCCGTTTCTTACATCAACCTCATCAGAAGTAATAACAGCTTCCATCTGCCTGCCGGCAATATATGAAGAAATGGAAAATATCAATACAAAACAAAAAATAATAAAAGTCATGT encodes:
- a CDS encoding FmdB family zinc ribbon protein, which produces MPTYDYECQKCKEVFEKFQKITDKPLETCPKCRGKLKRLIGKGSGIIFKGGGFYSTDYRSPDYKKKSKAEHSSPSSSSCPKSCEGCGKK
- the aroB gene encoding 3-dehydroquinate synthase, with protein sequence MKKINVNLGTRSYEIIAGYDILKNLGEYINEKAIGKDAFLITNKPLNRIYARDVKQALNKNRINVENVVLPDGEDQKSLDNWKLLLEKLTRFDGLGKRVFIIAFGGGVIGDLAGFAAASYRRGINYIQVPTSLLSQVDSGVGGKVGVNFMNIKNLVGSFYQPKLVLADVKLLNTLPEEEFRSGLAEVIKYGVIYDKKLFELLEKNIESIIGLNHKILEDIVAACYKIKAGIVGEDELDKTGKRAILNFGHTIGHALEGSNQYSYRHGEAVSIGMVCAAEIAVELGLCSRGVLMRLESLLKKTGLPVRIKKGNIDDIIAAMGHDKKFIYGKTRFILPVRIGKVRVKDNIDIKLIKKVIFSRILHRTWDSLKMKGNCVLL